From Pseudochaenichthys georgianus chromosome 11, fPseGeo1.2, whole genome shotgun sequence, a single genomic window includes:
- the ago3b gene encoding protein argonaute-3 isoform X2: MEIGTTGDVGAPAEAQALFALPRRPCYGTLGKPIKLLANCFQVDIPKIDVYLYEVDIKPDKCPRRVNREVVDSMVQHFKVTIFGDCLPVYDGKRSLYTASPLPVATGGVDLDVTLPGDGGKDRPFKVTIRFVSLVSWHMLHEVLNGRAVAEPVDLEKPISTNPVHAVDVVLRHLPSMKYTPVGRSFFSSPEGYDHPLGGGREVWFGFHQSVRPAMWKMMLNIDVSATAFYKAQPVIQFMCEVLDIHNIDEQPRPLTDSHRVKFTKEIKGLKVEVTHCGTMRRKYRVCNVTRRPASLQTFPLQLESGQTVERTVAQYFREKYSLQLKYPHLPCLQVGQEQKHTYLPLEVCNIVPGQRCIKKLTDNQTSTMIKATARSAPDRQEEISRLVRSANYEADPFVQEFQFRVRDEMAQVTGRVLPAPMLQYGGRVSSEPFMPQEINPALSLQNRTVATPSHGVWDMRGKQFHTGVEIKMWAIACFATQRQCREEILKSFTDQLRKISKDAGMPIQGQPCFCKYAQGADSVEPMFRHLKNTYAGLQLIIVILPGKTPVYAEVKRVGDTLLGMATQCVQVKNVVKTSPQTLSNLCLKINVKLGGINNILVPHQRPSVFQQPVIFLGADVTHPPAGDGKKPSIAAVVGSMDAHPSRYCATVRVQRPRQEVIQDLASMVKELLIQFYKSTRYKPTRIIFYRDGVSEGQFRHVLYYELLAIREACISLEKEYQPGITYIVVQKRHHTRLFCADRNERVGRSGNIPAGTTVDTDITHPYEFDFYLCSHAGIQGTSRPSHYHVLWDDNCFTGDEFQLLTYQLCHTYVRCTRSVSIPAPAYYAHLVAFRARYHLVDKEHDSAEGSHVSGQSNGRDPQALAKAVQIHHDTLTTMYFA, translated from the exons GAGACGTTGGAGCACCCGCTGAAGCCCAAGCACTTTTTGCGTTGCCACGGCGACCTTGCTATGGCACTCTCGGCAAGCCCATCAAGCTTCTGGCTAACTGCTTCCAGGTGGATATCCCCAAGATCGACGTCTATCTGTATGAGGTGGACATCAAGCCAGATAAGTGTCCTCGCCGGGTCAACAG GGAGGTGGTGGACTCCATGGTTCAGCATTTCAAGGTGACCATCTTTGGCGACTGTCTGCCAGTTTACGATGGGAAGAGAAGCCTCTACACTGCCAGCCCACTTCCTGTCGCCACTGGTGGG GTGGATCTGGATGTCACCCTGCCAGGTGACGGTGGAAAGGACCGCCCGTTTAAAGTCACCATCCGCTTCGTGTCGCTGGTCAGCTGGCACATGCTGCACGAAGTCCTGAACGGACGCGCTGTGGCCGAGCCCGTGGACCTGGAGAAACCCATCAGCACCAACCCTGTTCACGCTGTGGACGTGGTGCTGCGACACCTGCCCTCCATGAA GTACACGCCTGTGGGACGCTCCTTCTTCTCCTCCCCAGAGGGCTACGACCACCCGCTAGGTGGAGGAAGAGAGGTGTGGTTCGGCTTCCATCAGTCAGTACGGCCAGCCATGTGGAAAATGATGCTCAACATTGATG TGTCAGCAACAGCGTTTTATAAAGCCCAGCCAGTCATCCAGTTCATGTGCGAGGTCCTGGACATTCACAATATTGACGAGCAGCCCCGCCCTCTCACCGACTCCCACAGGGTCAAGTTCACCAAAGAGATCAAAG GTCTCAAAGTGGAAGTGACACACTGTGGAACCATGCGTAGGAAGTACAGAGTCTGCAATGTGACACGACGCCCCGCCAGCCTCCAGAC GTTTCCGCTGCAGCTTGAGAGCGGTCAGACAGTTGAACGCACCGTGGCGCAGTACTTCAGAGAGAAGTACAGCCTGCAGCTCAAGTACCCCCACCTGCCCTGTCTGCAGGTGGGCCAGGAGCAGAAGCACACCTACCTGCCCCTGGAG GTGTGCAACATTGTACCTGGTCAGCGCTGCATTAAAAAACTGACAGACAACCAGACGTCGACCATGATCAAAGCCACAGCGCGCTCTGCTCCAGACCGACAGGAGGAGATCAGCCGGCTG GTGCGGAGTGCAAACTACGAGGCAGACCCGTTCGTGCAGGAGTTTCAGTTCCGCGTGCGAGACGAGATGGCTCAGGTGACGGGCCGCGTCCTGCCGGCCCCCATGCTGCAATATGGCGGCAGGGTGAGCTCTGAACCCTTTATG CCCCAGGAGATCAACCCTGCACTGTCGTTGCAGAACCGCACGGTGGCTACGCCCAGCCACGGCGTGTGGGACATGAGGGGGAAGCAGTTTCACACCGGAGTGGAGATCAAGATGTGGGCCATCGCCTGCTTCGCCACCCAGAGGCAGTGCAGAGAGGAGATCCTCAA GAGCTTCACAGACCAGCTGCGTAAAATCTCAAAGGATGCTGGGATGCCAATCCAAGGCCAGCCCTGTTTCTGTAAGTACGCCCAGGGAGCCGACAGCGTGGAGCCCATGTTCAGACACCTGAAGAACACCTACGCCGGGCTGCAGCTCATCATCGTCATCCTGCCGGGGAAAACACCCGTCTACG CTGAGGTGAAGCGGGTGGGGGACACCCTGCTGGGCATGGCCACGCAGTGTGTGCAGGTGAAGAACGTGGTGAAGACGTCCCCTCAGACCCTCTCTAACCTCTGCCTCAAGATCAACGTCAAGCTGGGAGGAATCAACAACATCCTGGTTCCACACCAACG ACCCTCTGTGTTCCAGCAGCCGGTCATCTTCCTCGGGGCCGATGTCACGCATCCTCCAGCAGGAGATGGGAAGAAGCCATCTATTGCAGCG GTGGTGGGCAGCATGGACGCCCACCCAAGCAGGTACTGTGCTACGGTGCGGGTCCAGAGGCCCCGACAGGAAGTCATCCAGGACTTGGCCTCCATGGTGAAAGAGCTCCTGATCCAGTTCTACAAATCCACCCGCTACAAGCCAACCAGGATCATCTTCTACAGGGACGGGGTGTCAGAGGGGCAGTTCAGACAT GTGCTGTACTACGAGCTGCTGGCCATCAGGGAGGCTTGCATCAGTCTGGAGAAGGAGTACCAGCCGGGCATCACTTACATTGTGGTCCAGAAACGCCATCACACACGTCTCTTCTGCGCAGATCGCAACGAGCGG GTTGGACGAAGTGGGAACATTCCTGCCGGCACCACAGTGGACACGGACATCACTCACCCCTACGAGTTCGACTTTTACCTCTGCAGCCACGCTGGAATCCAG ggtaCGAGCCGACCGTCCCACTACCACGTTCTGTGGGATGACAACTGCTTCACCGGAGACGAGTTCCAGCTCCTCACCTACCAGCTGTGCCACACTTACGTCCGCTGCACGCGCTCCGTCTCCATCCCCGCCCCGGCCTACTACGCCCACCTGGTGGCCTTCCGCGCCCGCTACCACCTGGTGGACAAAGAGCACGACAG TGCGGAGGGCAGCCACGTCTCGGGGCAGAGTAACGGCCGGGACCCCCAGGCGCTGGCCAAGGCCGTTCAGATCCACCACGACACACTGACCACCATGTATTTCGCCTGA
- the ago3b gene encoding protein argonaute-3 isoform X6 has protein sequence MEIGTTGDVGAPAEAQALFALPRRPCYGTLGKPIKLLANCFQVDIPKIDVYLYEVDIKPDKCPRRVNREVVDSMVQHFKVTIFGDCLPVYDGKRSLYTASPLPVATGGVDLDVTLPGDGGKDRPFKVTIRFVSLVSWHMLHEVLNGRAVAEPVDLEKPISTNPVHAVDVVLRHLPSMKYTPVGRSFFSSPEGYDHPLGGGREVWFGFHQSVRPAMWKMMLNIDVSATAFYKAQPVIQFMCEVLDIHNIDEQPRPLTDSHRVKFTKEIKGLKVEVTHCGTMRRKYRVCNVTRRPASLQTFPLQLESGQTVERTVAQYFREKYSLQLKYPHLPCLQVGQEQKHTYLPLEVCNIVPGQRCIKKLTDNQTSTMIKATARSAPDRQEEISRLVRSANYEADPFVQEFQFRVRDEMAQVTGRVLPAPMLQYGGRNRTVATPSHGVWDMRGKQFHTGVEIKMWAIACFATQRQCREEILKSFTDQLRKISKDAGMPIQGQPCFCKYAQGADSVEPMFRHLKNTYAGLQLIIVILPGKTPVYAEVKRVGDTLLGMATQCVQVKNVVKTSPQTLSNLCLKINVKLGGINNILVPHQRPSVFQQPVIFLGADVTHPPAGDGKKPSIAAVVGSMDAHPSRYCATVRVQRPRQEVIQDLASMVKELLIQFYKSTRYKPTRIIFYRDGVSEGQFRHVLYYELLAIREACISLEKEYQPGITYIVVQKRHHTRLFCADRNERVGRSGNIPAGTTVDTDITHPYEFDFYLCSHAGIQGTSRPSHYHVLWDDNCFTGDEFQLLTYQLCHTYVRCTRSVSIPAPAYYAHLVAFRARYHLVDKEHDSAEGSHVSGQSNGRDPQALAKAVQIHHDTLTTMYFA, from the exons GAGACGTTGGAGCACCCGCTGAAGCCCAAGCACTTTTTGCGTTGCCACGGCGACCTTGCTATGGCACTCTCGGCAAGCCCATCAAGCTTCTGGCTAACTGCTTCCAGGTGGATATCCCCAAGATCGACGTCTATCTGTATGAGGTGGACATCAAGCCAGATAAGTGTCCTCGCCGGGTCAACAG GGAGGTGGTGGACTCCATGGTTCAGCATTTCAAGGTGACCATCTTTGGCGACTGTCTGCCAGTTTACGATGGGAAGAGAAGCCTCTACACTGCCAGCCCACTTCCTGTCGCCACTGGTGGG GTGGATCTGGATGTCACCCTGCCAGGTGACGGTGGAAAGGACCGCCCGTTTAAAGTCACCATCCGCTTCGTGTCGCTGGTCAGCTGGCACATGCTGCACGAAGTCCTGAACGGACGCGCTGTGGCCGAGCCCGTGGACCTGGAGAAACCCATCAGCACCAACCCTGTTCACGCTGTGGACGTGGTGCTGCGACACCTGCCCTCCATGAA GTACACGCCTGTGGGACGCTCCTTCTTCTCCTCCCCAGAGGGCTACGACCACCCGCTAGGTGGAGGAAGAGAGGTGTGGTTCGGCTTCCATCAGTCAGTACGGCCAGCCATGTGGAAAATGATGCTCAACATTGATG TGTCAGCAACAGCGTTTTATAAAGCCCAGCCAGTCATCCAGTTCATGTGCGAGGTCCTGGACATTCACAATATTGACGAGCAGCCCCGCCCTCTCACCGACTCCCACAGGGTCAAGTTCACCAAAGAGATCAAAG GTCTCAAAGTGGAAGTGACACACTGTGGAACCATGCGTAGGAAGTACAGAGTCTGCAATGTGACACGACGCCCCGCCAGCCTCCAGAC GTTTCCGCTGCAGCTTGAGAGCGGTCAGACAGTTGAACGCACCGTGGCGCAGTACTTCAGAGAGAAGTACAGCCTGCAGCTCAAGTACCCCCACCTGCCCTGTCTGCAGGTGGGCCAGGAGCAGAAGCACACCTACCTGCCCCTGGAG GTGTGCAACATTGTACCTGGTCAGCGCTGCATTAAAAAACTGACAGACAACCAGACGTCGACCATGATCAAAGCCACAGCGCGCTCTGCTCCAGACCGACAGGAGGAGATCAGCCGGCTG GTGCGGAGTGCAAACTACGAGGCAGACCCGTTCGTGCAGGAGTTTCAGTTCCGCGTGCGAGACGAGATGGCTCAGGTGACGGGCCGCGTCCTGCCGGCCCCCATGCTGCAATATGGCGGCAGG AACCGCACGGTGGCTACGCCCAGCCACGGCGTGTGGGACATGAGGGGGAAGCAGTTTCACACCGGAGTGGAGATCAAGATGTGGGCCATCGCCTGCTTCGCCACCCAGAGGCAGTGCAGAGAGGAGATCCTCAA GAGCTTCACAGACCAGCTGCGTAAAATCTCAAAGGATGCTGGGATGCCAATCCAAGGCCAGCCCTGTTTCTGTAAGTACGCCCAGGGAGCCGACAGCGTGGAGCCCATGTTCAGACACCTGAAGAACACCTACGCCGGGCTGCAGCTCATCATCGTCATCCTGCCGGGGAAAACACCCGTCTACG CTGAGGTGAAGCGGGTGGGGGACACCCTGCTGGGCATGGCCACGCAGTGTGTGCAGGTGAAGAACGTGGTGAAGACGTCCCCTCAGACCCTCTCTAACCTCTGCCTCAAGATCAACGTCAAGCTGGGAGGAATCAACAACATCCTGGTTCCACACCAACG ACCCTCTGTGTTCCAGCAGCCGGTCATCTTCCTCGGGGCCGATGTCACGCATCCTCCAGCAGGAGATGGGAAGAAGCCATCTATTGCAGCG GTGGTGGGCAGCATGGACGCCCACCCAAGCAGGTACTGTGCTACGGTGCGGGTCCAGAGGCCCCGACAGGAAGTCATCCAGGACTTGGCCTCCATGGTGAAAGAGCTCCTGATCCAGTTCTACAAATCCACCCGCTACAAGCCAACCAGGATCATCTTCTACAGGGACGGGGTGTCAGAGGGGCAGTTCAGACAT GTGCTGTACTACGAGCTGCTGGCCATCAGGGAGGCTTGCATCAGTCTGGAGAAGGAGTACCAGCCGGGCATCACTTACATTGTGGTCCAGAAACGCCATCACACACGTCTCTTCTGCGCAGATCGCAACGAGCGG GTTGGACGAAGTGGGAACATTCCTGCCGGCACCACAGTGGACACGGACATCACTCACCCCTACGAGTTCGACTTTTACCTCTGCAGCCACGCTGGAATCCAG ggtaCGAGCCGACCGTCCCACTACCACGTTCTGTGGGATGACAACTGCTTCACCGGAGACGAGTTCCAGCTCCTCACCTACCAGCTGTGCCACACTTACGTCCGCTGCACGCGCTCCGTCTCCATCCCCGCCCCGGCCTACTACGCCCACCTGGTGGCCTTCCGCGCCCGCTACCACCTGGTGGACAAAGAGCACGACAG TGCGGAGGGCAGCCACGTCTCGGGGCAGAGTAACGGCCGGGACCCCCAGGCGCTGGCCAAGGCCGTTCAGATCCACCACGACACACTGACCACCATGTATTTCGCCTGA
- the ago3b gene encoding protein argonaute-3 isoform X5: MEIGTTGDVGAPAEAQALFALPRRPCYGTLGKPIKLLANCFQVDIPKIDVYLYEVDIKPDKCPRRVNREVVDSMVQHFKVTIFGDCLPVYDGKRSLYTASPLPVATGGVDLDVTLPGDGGKDRPFKVTIRFVSLVSWHMLHEVLNGRAVAEPVDLEKPISTNPVHAVDVVLRHLPSMKYTPVGRSFFSSPEGYDHPLGGGREVWFGFHQSVRPAMWKMMLNIDVSATAFYKAQPVIQFMCEVLDIHNIDEQPRPLTDSHRVKFTKEIKGLKVEVTHCGTMRRKYRVCNVTRRPASLQTFPLQLESGQTVERTVAQYFREKYSLQLKYPHLPCLQVGQEQKHTYLPLEVCNIVPGQRCIKKLTDNQTSTMIKATARSAPDRQEEISRLVRSANYEADPFVQEFQFRVRDEMAQVTGRVLPAPMLQYGGRVSSEPFMNRTVATPSHGVWDMRGKQFHTGVEIKMWAIACFATQRQCREEILKSFTDQLRKISKDAGMPIQGQPCFCKYAQGADSVEPMFRHLKNTYAGLQLIIVILPGKTPVYAEVKRVGDTLLGMATQCVQVKNVVKTSPQTLSNLCLKINVKLGGINNILVPHQRPSVFQQPVIFLGADVTHPPAGDGKKPSIAAVVGSMDAHPSRYCATVRVQRPRQEVIQDLASMVKELLIQFYKSTRYKPTRIIFYRDGVSEGQFRHVLYYELLAIREACISLEKEYQPGITYIVVQKRHHTRLFCADRNERVGRSGNIPAGTTVDTDITHPYEFDFYLCSHAGIQGTSRPSHYHVLWDDNCFTGDEFQLLTYQLCHTYVRCTRSVSIPAPAYYAHLVAFRARYHLVDKEHDSAEGSHVSGQSNGRDPQALAKAVQIHHDTLTTMYFA; the protein is encoded by the exons GAGACGTTGGAGCACCCGCTGAAGCCCAAGCACTTTTTGCGTTGCCACGGCGACCTTGCTATGGCACTCTCGGCAAGCCCATCAAGCTTCTGGCTAACTGCTTCCAGGTGGATATCCCCAAGATCGACGTCTATCTGTATGAGGTGGACATCAAGCCAGATAAGTGTCCTCGCCGGGTCAACAG GGAGGTGGTGGACTCCATGGTTCAGCATTTCAAGGTGACCATCTTTGGCGACTGTCTGCCAGTTTACGATGGGAAGAGAAGCCTCTACACTGCCAGCCCACTTCCTGTCGCCACTGGTGGG GTGGATCTGGATGTCACCCTGCCAGGTGACGGTGGAAAGGACCGCCCGTTTAAAGTCACCATCCGCTTCGTGTCGCTGGTCAGCTGGCACATGCTGCACGAAGTCCTGAACGGACGCGCTGTGGCCGAGCCCGTGGACCTGGAGAAACCCATCAGCACCAACCCTGTTCACGCTGTGGACGTGGTGCTGCGACACCTGCCCTCCATGAA GTACACGCCTGTGGGACGCTCCTTCTTCTCCTCCCCAGAGGGCTACGACCACCCGCTAGGTGGAGGAAGAGAGGTGTGGTTCGGCTTCCATCAGTCAGTACGGCCAGCCATGTGGAAAATGATGCTCAACATTGATG TGTCAGCAACAGCGTTTTATAAAGCCCAGCCAGTCATCCAGTTCATGTGCGAGGTCCTGGACATTCACAATATTGACGAGCAGCCCCGCCCTCTCACCGACTCCCACAGGGTCAAGTTCACCAAAGAGATCAAAG GTCTCAAAGTGGAAGTGACACACTGTGGAACCATGCGTAGGAAGTACAGAGTCTGCAATGTGACACGACGCCCCGCCAGCCTCCAGAC GTTTCCGCTGCAGCTTGAGAGCGGTCAGACAGTTGAACGCACCGTGGCGCAGTACTTCAGAGAGAAGTACAGCCTGCAGCTCAAGTACCCCCACCTGCCCTGTCTGCAGGTGGGCCAGGAGCAGAAGCACACCTACCTGCCCCTGGAG GTGTGCAACATTGTACCTGGTCAGCGCTGCATTAAAAAACTGACAGACAACCAGACGTCGACCATGATCAAAGCCACAGCGCGCTCTGCTCCAGACCGACAGGAGGAGATCAGCCGGCTG GTGCGGAGTGCAAACTACGAGGCAGACCCGTTCGTGCAGGAGTTTCAGTTCCGCGTGCGAGACGAGATGGCTCAGGTGACGGGCCGCGTCCTGCCGGCCCCCATGCTGCAATATGGCGGCAGGGTGAGCTCTGAACCCTTTATG AACCGCACGGTGGCTACGCCCAGCCACGGCGTGTGGGACATGAGGGGGAAGCAGTTTCACACCGGAGTGGAGATCAAGATGTGGGCCATCGCCTGCTTCGCCACCCAGAGGCAGTGCAGAGAGGAGATCCTCAA GAGCTTCACAGACCAGCTGCGTAAAATCTCAAAGGATGCTGGGATGCCAATCCAAGGCCAGCCCTGTTTCTGTAAGTACGCCCAGGGAGCCGACAGCGTGGAGCCCATGTTCAGACACCTGAAGAACACCTACGCCGGGCTGCAGCTCATCATCGTCATCCTGCCGGGGAAAACACCCGTCTACG CTGAGGTGAAGCGGGTGGGGGACACCCTGCTGGGCATGGCCACGCAGTGTGTGCAGGTGAAGAACGTGGTGAAGACGTCCCCTCAGACCCTCTCTAACCTCTGCCTCAAGATCAACGTCAAGCTGGGAGGAATCAACAACATCCTGGTTCCACACCAACG ACCCTCTGTGTTCCAGCAGCCGGTCATCTTCCTCGGGGCCGATGTCACGCATCCTCCAGCAGGAGATGGGAAGAAGCCATCTATTGCAGCG GTGGTGGGCAGCATGGACGCCCACCCAAGCAGGTACTGTGCTACGGTGCGGGTCCAGAGGCCCCGACAGGAAGTCATCCAGGACTTGGCCTCCATGGTGAAAGAGCTCCTGATCCAGTTCTACAAATCCACCCGCTACAAGCCAACCAGGATCATCTTCTACAGGGACGGGGTGTCAGAGGGGCAGTTCAGACAT GTGCTGTACTACGAGCTGCTGGCCATCAGGGAGGCTTGCATCAGTCTGGAGAAGGAGTACCAGCCGGGCATCACTTACATTGTGGTCCAGAAACGCCATCACACACGTCTCTTCTGCGCAGATCGCAACGAGCGG GTTGGACGAAGTGGGAACATTCCTGCCGGCACCACAGTGGACACGGACATCACTCACCCCTACGAGTTCGACTTTTACCTCTGCAGCCACGCTGGAATCCAG ggtaCGAGCCGACCGTCCCACTACCACGTTCTGTGGGATGACAACTGCTTCACCGGAGACGAGTTCCAGCTCCTCACCTACCAGCTGTGCCACACTTACGTCCGCTGCACGCGCTCCGTCTCCATCCCCGCCCCGGCCTACTACGCCCACCTGGTGGCCTTCCGCGCCCGCTACCACCTGGTGGACAAAGAGCACGACAG TGCGGAGGGCAGCCACGTCTCGGGGCAGAGTAACGGCCGGGACCCCCAGGCGCTGGCCAAGGCCGTTCAGATCCACCACGACACACTGACCACCATGTATTTCGCCTGA
- the ago3b gene encoding protein argonaute-3 isoform X1, protein MEIGTTGDVGAPAEAQALFALPRRPCYGTLGKPIKLLANCFQVDIPKIDVYLYEVDIKPDKCPRRVNREVVDSMVQHFKVTIFGDCLPVYDGKRSLYTASPLPVATGGVDLDVTLPGDGGKDRPFKVTIRFVSLVSWHMLHEVLNGRAVAEPVDLEKPISTNPVHAVDVVLRHLPSMKYTPVGRSFFSSPEGYDHPLGGGREVWFGFHQSVRPAMWKMMLNIDVSATAFYKAQPVIQFMCEVLDIHNIDEQPRPLTDSHRVKFTKEIKGLKVEVTHCGTMRRKYRVCNVTRRPASLQTFPLQLESGQTVERTVAQYFREKYSLQLKYPHLPCLQVGQEQKHTYLPLEVCNIVPGQRCIKKLTDNQTSTMIKATARSAPDRQEEISRLVRSANYEADPFVQEFQFRVRDEMAQVTGRVLPAPMLQYGGRVSSEPFMPQEINPALSLQNRTVATPSHGVWDMRGKQFHTGVEIKMWAIACFATQRQCREEILKSFTDQLRKISKDAGMPIQGQPCFCKYAQGADSVEPMFRHLKNTYAGLQLIIVILPGKTPVYAEVKRVGDTLLGMATQCVQVKNVVKTSPQTLSNLCLKINVKLGGINNILVPHQRPSVFQQPVIFLGADVTHPPAGDGKKPSIAAVVGSMDAHPSRYCATVRVQRPRQEVIQDLASMVKELLIQFYKSTRYKPTRIIFYRDGVSEGQFRHVLYYELLAIREACISLEKEYQPGITYIVVQKRHHTRLFCADRNERVGRSGNIPAGTTVDTDITHPYEFDFYLCSHAGIQGTSRPSHYHVLWDDNCFTGDEFQLLTYQLCHTYVRCTRSVSIPAPAYYAHLVAFRARYHLVDKEHDRTSFCVESEECSAEGSHVSGQSNGRDPQALAKAVQIHHDTLTTMYFA, encoded by the exons GAGACGTTGGAGCACCCGCTGAAGCCCAAGCACTTTTTGCGTTGCCACGGCGACCTTGCTATGGCACTCTCGGCAAGCCCATCAAGCTTCTGGCTAACTGCTTCCAGGTGGATATCCCCAAGATCGACGTCTATCTGTATGAGGTGGACATCAAGCCAGATAAGTGTCCTCGCCGGGTCAACAG GGAGGTGGTGGACTCCATGGTTCAGCATTTCAAGGTGACCATCTTTGGCGACTGTCTGCCAGTTTACGATGGGAAGAGAAGCCTCTACACTGCCAGCCCACTTCCTGTCGCCACTGGTGGG GTGGATCTGGATGTCACCCTGCCAGGTGACGGTGGAAAGGACCGCCCGTTTAAAGTCACCATCCGCTTCGTGTCGCTGGTCAGCTGGCACATGCTGCACGAAGTCCTGAACGGACGCGCTGTGGCCGAGCCCGTGGACCTGGAGAAACCCATCAGCACCAACCCTGTTCACGCTGTGGACGTGGTGCTGCGACACCTGCCCTCCATGAA GTACACGCCTGTGGGACGCTCCTTCTTCTCCTCCCCAGAGGGCTACGACCACCCGCTAGGTGGAGGAAGAGAGGTGTGGTTCGGCTTCCATCAGTCAGTACGGCCAGCCATGTGGAAAATGATGCTCAACATTGATG TGTCAGCAACAGCGTTTTATAAAGCCCAGCCAGTCATCCAGTTCATGTGCGAGGTCCTGGACATTCACAATATTGACGAGCAGCCCCGCCCTCTCACCGACTCCCACAGGGTCAAGTTCACCAAAGAGATCAAAG GTCTCAAAGTGGAAGTGACACACTGTGGAACCATGCGTAGGAAGTACAGAGTCTGCAATGTGACACGACGCCCCGCCAGCCTCCAGAC GTTTCCGCTGCAGCTTGAGAGCGGTCAGACAGTTGAACGCACCGTGGCGCAGTACTTCAGAGAGAAGTACAGCCTGCAGCTCAAGTACCCCCACCTGCCCTGTCTGCAGGTGGGCCAGGAGCAGAAGCACACCTACCTGCCCCTGGAG GTGTGCAACATTGTACCTGGTCAGCGCTGCATTAAAAAACTGACAGACAACCAGACGTCGACCATGATCAAAGCCACAGCGCGCTCTGCTCCAGACCGACAGGAGGAGATCAGCCGGCTG GTGCGGAGTGCAAACTACGAGGCAGACCCGTTCGTGCAGGAGTTTCAGTTCCGCGTGCGAGACGAGATGGCTCAGGTGACGGGCCGCGTCCTGCCGGCCCCCATGCTGCAATATGGCGGCAGGGTGAGCTCTGAACCCTTTATG CCCCAGGAGATCAACCCTGCACTGTCGTTGCAGAACCGCACGGTGGCTACGCCCAGCCACGGCGTGTGGGACATGAGGGGGAAGCAGTTTCACACCGGAGTGGAGATCAAGATGTGGGCCATCGCCTGCTTCGCCACCCAGAGGCAGTGCAGAGAGGAGATCCTCAA GAGCTTCACAGACCAGCTGCGTAAAATCTCAAAGGATGCTGGGATGCCAATCCAAGGCCAGCCCTGTTTCTGTAAGTACGCCCAGGGAGCCGACAGCGTGGAGCCCATGTTCAGACACCTGAAGAACACCTACGCCGGGCTGCAGCTCATCATCGTCATCCTGCCGGGGAAAACACCCGTCTACG CTGAGGTGAAGCGGGTGGGGGACACCCTGCTGGGCATGGCCACGCAGTGTGTGCAGGTGAAGAACGTGGTGAAGACGTCCCCTCAGACCCTCTCTAACCTCTGCCTCAAGATCAACGTCAAGCTGGGAGGAATCAACAACATCCTGGTTCCACACCAACG ACCCTCTGTGTTCCAGCAGCCGGTCATCTTCCTCGGGGCCGATGTCACGCATCCTCCAGCAGGAGATGGGAAGAAGCCATCTATTGCAGCG GTGGTGGGCAGCATGGACGCCCACCCAAGCAGGTACTGTGCTACGGTGCGGGTCCAGAGGCCCCGACAGGAAGTCATCCAGGACTTGGCCTCCATGGTGAAAGAGCTCCTGATCCAGTTCTACAAATCCACCCGCTACAAGCCAACCAGGATCATCTTCTACAGGGACGGGGTGTCAGAGGGGCAGTTCAGACAT GTGCTGTACTACGAGCTGCTGGCCATCAGGGAGGCTTGCATCAGTCTGGAGAAGGAGTACCAGCCGGGCATCACTTACATTGTGGTCCAGAAACGCCATCACACACGTCTCTTCTGCGCAGATCGCAACGAGCGG GTTGGACGAAGTGGGAACATTCCTGCCGGCACCACAGTGGACACGGACATCACTCACCCCTACGAGTTCGACTTTTACCTCTGCAGCCACGCTGGAATCCAG ggtaCGAGCCGACCGTCCCACTACCACGTTCTGTGGGATGACAACTGCTTCACCGGAGACGAGTTCCAGCTCCTCACCTACCAGCTGTGCCACACTTACGTCCGCTGCACGCGCTCCGTCTCCATCCCCGCCCCGGCCTACTACGCCCACCTGGTGGCCTTCCGCGCCCGCTACCACCTGGTGGACAAAGAGCACGACAG AACGTCCTTCTGTGTAGAGAGTGAAGAGTGCAG TGCGGAGGGCAGCCACGTCTCGGGGCAGAGTAACGGCCGGGACCCCCAGGCGCTGGCCAAGGCCGTTCAGATCCACCACGACACACTGACCACCATGTATTTCGCCTGA